The proteins below are encoded in one region of Helianthus annuus cultivar XRQ/B chromosome 2, HanXRQr2.0-SUNRISE, whole genome shotgun sequence:
- the LOC110927151 gene encoding uncharacterized protein LOC110927151, translated as MLDQSQMMNHSQLMSQSHSQQMMLMNHLSNQNQLQSQRGYMTWQQNTKPSGYVQSRSNNNRRKTTSFGGNNQNELHQQTQQNRLKPKRYITKKKFNNSSSKSKSAPFAPRNTTSFLIRAKKSGGITSLVSPCPVTPAVLPTPIFSPSREVLVDMAKEEWGVDGYGSMKGLIRLRSDNDDGIEDDEGGSSESDVEEHEQEHEHEHLEVEKRLDHDLSRFEMVYPNYGGSDHVLENRVDDQDAHIARLEEENLMVKERLFLMEREFENLRARLQCLETRRQGAGAGARRFVEEVVENGSEDESGSRGYGRSIDGNSEVFEENKNNVVNQESDNGGKGDAAVDWHMENGIQKSEEKMNAVVEAKIGDDYHVNGMGLNGEKGVAADNANVVDEDCKIEDDHVNGDSCVNQ; from the coding sequence ATGCTGGATCAGTCACAGATGATGAATCATTCGCAGTTGATGAGTCAATCACATTCACAGCAGATGATGTTAATGAATCACTTGAGTAATCAGAATCAGTTGCAGTCTCAGAGAGGTTACATGACGTGGCAACAGAACACGAAGCCTTCTGGTTATGTTCAGTCACGAAGCAATAACAATCGGAGGAAAACGACGTCGTTTGGAGGTAATAATCAGAACGAATTACATCAACAGACTCAACAGAATCGGTTAAAACCTAAAAGGTACATTACAAAGAAGAAGTTTAATAACAGCAGTAGTAAATCTAAATCTGCTCCGTTTGCACCTAGGAATACGACGTCGTTTCTAATTAGGGCTAAAAAATCCGGTGGAATAACGTCTTTAGTGTCGCCCTGCCCGGTGACACCTGCGGTACTTCCTACGCCTATTTTTTCGCCGTCTCGAGAGGTTTTAGTTGATATGGCTAAGGAAGAATGGGGGGTAGATGGTTACGGTTCGATGAAGGGGTTAATCAGGCTTAGATCGGATAATGATGATGGTATTGAGGATGATGAGGGCGGGTCGAGTGAGAGCGATGTGGAGGAACATGAACAGGAGCATGAGCATGAGCATTTGGAGGTGGAGAAGAGGTTGGATCATGATTTGAGTAGATTTGAAATGGTTTATCCGAACTATGGTGGTTCGGATCATGTGTTGGAGAACAGAGTGGATGATCAGGATGCTCATATAGCGCGGCTGGAGGAAGAGAATTTGATGGTGAAGGAGAGGTTGTTTTTGATGGAAAGGGAGTTCGAGAATTTGAGAGCACGGTTGCAGTGTTTGGAGACGCGGAGGCAAGGAGCAGGAGCAGGAGCTCGAAGGTTTGTCGAAGAGGTTGTGGAGAATGGTTCTGAGGATGAAAGTGGGAGTCGGGGTTATGGTAGGTCGATTGACGGAAACAGCGAGGTTTTTGAGGAGAACAAGAATAATGTTGTTAATCAAGAATCTGATAATGGTGGAAAGGGTGATGCAGCAGTAGATTGGCATATGGAAAATGGTATTCAGAAAAGCGAAGAGAAGATGAATGCTGTGGTGGAAGCGAAGATTGGAGATGATTATCATGTAAATGGGATGGGTCTTAATGGTGAAAAGGGTGTAGCAGCAGATAACGCGAATGTTGTCGACGAAGATTGTAAGATTGAAGATGATCATGTAAATGGAGACAGTTGTGTGAATCAATAA
- the LOC110927150 gene encoding metal tolerance protein 4: protein MEEGKEALLSPKTPRRGRRLSRVYSVNSLRTEFLTRLPDKVRSAIDIESSSFAISSKSSPSLTQGEKEYYEKQFATLKSFEEVDAIVSSDHGIGEEDMDEQIQQERAMKISNYANILLLAFKIFATIETGSIAIAASTLDSLLDLMAGGILWFTHLSMQSINLYKYPIGKLRVQPVGIIIFAAIMATLGFQVLIQAIEQLIENKPAEKMSSLQLLWLYIIMLTATVVKLALWLYCRSSGNEIVRAYAKDHYFDVVTNVVGLIAAVLGDKFNWWIDPVGAIILAVYTIVNWSGTVKENAVSLVGQSAPPEIMQKLTYLVTRHPKVKRVDTVRAYTFGVLYFVEVDIELPEDLSLKEAHAIGESLQINIEKLLEVERAFVHLDFECDHKPEHSVLTRLPNSDP from the exons ATGGAGGAGGGAAAAGAGGCCCTGTTGTCTCCAAAGACACCTCGTCGGGGACGGCGGTTGAGTCGGGTGTACTCGGTGAACTCACTTAGAACCGAGTTCTTGACTCGGTTGCCTGATAAGGTCCGGTCTGCTATCGATATCGAGTCGTCTTCTTTTGCGATATCGTCTAAGTCATCACCTTCCTTAACTCAAG gtGAAAAGGAGTATTATGAAAAACAATTTGCAACATTGAAGTCATTTGAGGAGGTTGATGCTATAGTATCATCTGATCATGGGATAGGTGAGGAAGATATGGATGAACAGATTCAGCAAGAAAGAGCTATGAAGATCTCTAATTATGCCAACATTCTATTACTGGCATTTAAG ATCTTTGCTACAATAGAGACCGGATCCATTGCGATAGCGGCATCCACACTGGACTCCTTACTCGATCTAATGGCTGGTGGCATCCTTTGGTTCACTCACCTTTCAATGCAAAGCATCAACTTATACAAGTACCCTATTGGCAAACTCAGGGTGCAGCCTGTCGGAATCATTATCTTTGCTGCAATTATGGCCACACTCG GCTTTCAGGTATTAATTCAGGCCATAGAACAGCTTATCGAAAACAAGCCTGCAGAAAAGATGTCATCGCTTCAACTGTTATGGTTATACATAATCATGTTAACTGCAACGGTTGTTAAACTCGCGTTATGGTTATACTGCAGAAGTTCAGGGAACGAGATTGTTCGAGCCTATGCAAAG GATCATTACTTTGATGTGGTAACAAATGTAGTCGGATTAATTGCTGCGGTTCTTGGTGATAAGTTCAACTGGTGGATCGACCCGGTTGGTGCGATTATTCTCGCGGTTTATACGATTGTAAACTGGTCTGGAACTGTCAAGGAAAATGCAG TTTCATTAGTGGGACAATCAGCACCACCTGAAATCATGCAAAAGCTAACTTATCTTGTAACAAGGCATCCGAAAGTGAAGCGAGTTGACACCGTTCGCGCATACACATTCGGAGTTTTGTATTTCGTGGAG GTTGATATTGAACTCCCTGAGGATTTGTCACTAAAAGAAGCCCACGCGATAGGCGAATCGCTGCAAATAAATATCGAAAAACTTTTGGAGGTTGAACGCGCATTTGTTCATCTAGACTTTGAATGTGATCACAAACCGGAGCACTCGGTTCTAACCAGGCTTCCCAATAGTGACCCATGA